A DNA window from Mucilaginibacter xinganensis contains the following coding sequences:
- a CDS encoding DUF2334 domain-containing protein gives MVQYLIRLDDLCPTNNLSKWERFFDLFDHYDIKPMIAVIPDNKDPGLNICGDFNPVFWQLVRDLQKRNYFIALHGFQHLYVNENSGILKLNKKSEFAGLSLPDQELKINSAVQIFTRENIDSSMFIAPSHTFDRNTLIALNKCSDIHTISDGLIKHPYLKYGFSWIPVQLSEVEAKSSGTWTFNYHPETCTDKAFEKVRDFIHKNHKLFVRPSDLTFKPYTSVDFIAEKYRIYRRLVRDFVKHNLLACKTRFKYQQPL, from the coding sequence ATGGTACAGTATTTAATCCGTCTTGATGATCTATGTCCAACGAATAACTTAAGTAAATGGGAAAGGTTTTTTGATCTGTTTGATCATTACGACATTAAACCGATGATTGCGGTTATCCCCGATAACAAAGATCCAGGTTTAAATATATGCGGAGATTTCAATCCAGTTTTTTGGCAGTTAGTCCGTGACCTTCAAAAAAGGAACTATTTCATAGCCTTGCACGGTTTTCAACACCTGTATGTAAATGAAAACTCTGGAATATTGAAGCTCAACAAAAAATCGGAATTTGCTGGCTTATCGTTGCCGGATCAGGAATTAAAGATTAATTCCGCTGTGCAAATCTTCACACGGGAAAATATCGATTCGTCGATGTTTATTGCACCATCACATACATTTGATCGAAATACGCTGATAGCATTAAATAAGTGCTCCGATATACACACTATTAGTGACGGATTAATAAAACATCCATATTTAAAGTATGGCTTTAGCTGGATCCCGGTGCAGCTATCAGAAGTTGAAGCTAAATCAAGCGGCACCTGGACTTTTAATTATCACCCGGAAACTTGTACCGATAAGGCTTTTGAAAAAGTTAGAGATTTTATTCATAAAAATCACAAACTTTTTGTACGCCCGTCTGATCTGACATTTAAACCATATACGTCCGTTGACTTTATTGCTGAAAAATACCGCATTTATCGGCGTTTGGTTCGTGATTTCGTAAAGCACAATTTATTGGCTTGCAAGACCCGGTTCAAATACCAACAACCTCTTTAA
- a CDS encoding O-antigen ligase family protein, whose protein sequence is MTLYLYTLAFGVFMTTTLKIPAPLVFGLPLLLFTYKQVPSFTYYRETGMLAFGLLLFYVIGTGDNLSFVAYLITIVTCALYFNYFVGFNKRRFTVSIIIFFLLLLLSMVIMVLDHSYQSIIDPLRSRMLDDRIKQSPSGLAATQFTFGYQIAAFTTFAVVATFVFNRHFFIKTLVLCICLVFIYLGMNRSAFVSFSLALTVFLLAYYRFKAVFFIVAVLAVGFGIYTYFLKNNLDDKNNILSKNQAKEANDFNRAGMAVENLKVYADYPYGLIFYGKNWEDATYRNPAFPFGLSSHNAYLMFLTYLGPFLCIGLLAAIYYRIIRLSREIISHIRLKHNTILACLLFSFISVSFNALSHNGWLLTADGPTLFLYFSLMQGAKIYSLPPKNVFVENVAELVNAVC, encoded by the coding sequence ATGACCCTATACCTTTATACACTCGCTTTTGGTGTTTTCATGACCACTACTTTGAAAATACCAGCCCCTCTTGTCTTTGGTTTGCCTTTGCTCCTTTTCACATATAAACAGGTTCCCTCATTCACTTATTATAGGGAAACGGGAATGCTGGCGTTTGGGTTATTGTTATTTTATGTAATCGGTACTGGCGATAATCTTTCATTTGTTGCATACCTTATCACGATTGTAACCTGTGCGCTTTACTTTAATTATTTTGTAGGTTTTAATAAAAGGCGCTTTACTGTTTCAATTATCATTTTTTTTTTACTGTTGTTGCTTTCTATGGTGATAATGGTCCTGGATCACAGTTATCAATCTATTATCGATCCTTTAAGAAGCAGGATGCTTGACGACAGAATAAAACAAAGCCCGTCGGGCTTAGCAGCAACTCAGTTTACATTTGGTTACCAAATTGCAGCCTTTACAACATTCGCAGTTGTAGCCACATTTGTCTTCAACCGGCATTTTTTTATAAAAACACTGGTGCTTTGTATCTGTCTCGTATTTATTTACCTGGGTATGAACCGTTCTGCATTTGTAAGCTTCAGTTTAGCACTCACTGTATTTTTGTTAGCCTATTACCGGTTTAAAGCTGTATTTTTCATTGTAGCCGTTTTAGCAGTAGGGTTTGGAATTTACACCTATTTTCTAAAGAATAACCTGGACGATAAAAACAACATCCTCTCAAAAAACCAGGCAAAAGAAGCTAACGATTTTAATCGGGCCGGCATGGCCGTTGAAAATTTAAAAGTTTATGCAGATTACCCGTATGGATTGATTTTTTACGGTAAAAATTGGGAAGATGCAACTTACAGAAATCCAGCCTTTCCTTTTGGATTAAGCTCTCATAACGCATATTTAATGTTTTTAACTTATTTAGGCCCATTCTTGTGCATTGGGTTATTGGCCGCGATTTACTATCGAATAATCCGCCTTTCCCGCGAAATTATAAGTCATATAAGATTAAAGCACAACACAATACTTGCATGCCTGCTTTTTTCATTTATTTCGGTATCATTTAACGCATTGTCTCATAACGGATGGTTACTAACTGCGGACGGGCCAACATTATTTTTATACTTCAGTTTGATGCAGGGAGCTAAAATTTACTCCTTGCCACCCAAAAATGTATTCGTTGAAAATGTTGCTGAATTAGTTAATGCAGTTTGTTGA
- a CDS encoding glycosyltransferase, protein MKSNSNLKQSKVFFIIPTLNGGGAERVLISIANYFVQLKCTPVIIALNQCEPAYVINPAVKVIFLVRRQGKRSLRLYYIFQTSFKLMALILRQKPVCVLSFITSANLWAGITCTITNTPFIVSERTTPDRTINQFSYLLKLITALLYKKAKAVVVSAKGVEDCLRKNELFKDITNVYRIPNAVPEFDNPSTRLVHSRPFILGVGRLSYVKGFDQLITAFSNAQLDGVDLLIVGDGEEKSNLICQIYNLGLRDRVKLLGAKTNLQDYYSQAEIFVLPSRNEGYPNALVEAMSFGCPCIAMNCEFGPSEIIKNKKNGILLPNGSIDALSNTLKQLIADPLLKDNLSREAIKINKTNNADQLLGKWERLILSRLT, encoded by the coding sequence GTGAAAAGTAATTCCAATTTAAAGCAGTCAAAGGTATTTTTTATCATACCGACTTTGAATGGTGGTGGAGCTGAAAGGGTTCTTATTTCTATAGCTAACTACTTCGTTCAGCTAAAGTGTACTCCGGTTATCATTGCATTAAATCAATGCGAGCCTGCATACGTGATAAATCCTGCGGTCAAAGTTATATTCCTGGTTCGCAGACAAGGGAAAAGAAGTTTAAGGTTATATTATATATTTCAAACTTCTTTTAAATTGATGGCGCTAATATTGAGGCAGAAGCCCGTTTGTGTATTATCGTTTATTACTTCGGCAAATTTATGGGCCGGAATAACCTGCACTATTACCAACACACCCTTTATTGTATCTGAAAGAACAACTCCTGACAGAACCATAAATCAATTTAGTTATTTGCTTAAACTGATAACTGCTTTATTATATAAAAAAGCAAAGGCCGTTGTAGTTAGCGCAAAAGGAGTTGAAGATTGTTTACGAAAAAATGAATTGTTTAAGGATATAACTAATGTTTACCGAATTCCGAACGCGGTACCCGAATTTGATAATCCTTCCACTAGATTAGTTCATTCAAGACCATTTATTCTGGGTGTAGGCCGGCTTTCGTATGTAAAGGGATTCGACCAGCTGATAACTGCTTTTAGCAATGCACAGCTGGATGGGGTGGATTTGCTGATAGTTGGAGATGGTGAAGAAAAGAGCAATTTGATTTGCCAGATTTATAACCTTGGCTTACGAGACCGTGTAAAGTTGCTGGGCGCTAAAACAAATTTGCAAGATTACTATAGCCAGGCAGAAATATTTGTTTTACCCTCGCGAAATGAAGGATACCCTAATGCGCTTGTTGAAGCAATGAGTTTTGGTTGCCCTTGTATTGCAATGAATTGCGAATTCGGGCCGTCAGAAATTATTAAAAATAAAAAAAATGGCATTTTATTACCTAACGGCTCCATTGACGCACTATCGAATACGCTAAAACAATTGATTGCTGACCCTTTATTAAAAGATAACCTGAGCCGGGAAGCAATAAAAATTAATAAAACCAATAATGCAGACCAGTTGCTGGGCAAATGGGAGCGATTAATCTTAAGCCGGCTTACTTAA
- the asnB gene encoding asparagine synthase (glutamine-hydrolyzing), which translates to MCGIYGSTIYYDDHIVRAKLHKVQFRGPDYSGFERINNVILGHNRLAIVDLDHRSNQPFTYHHLKIVFNGEIYNYQAIKAELKTFGYLFSTSSDTEVLAAAYLQFGENCVDHFNGMFAFVIYDTQAQTIFGARDRLGKKPFYYAQNGTDFEFASQPSQIIIARNVSIDQQAVNEYMIWGYVPEPRSAWQQIKKLQAGHKFTFSTTTGIFKTEKYWDLNFSETGRYIGNYSTAVSELKTLLNDSVKIRMQADVGVGVFLSGGIDSSLIAALASAQTDQVKTFCIKFKEKEFDESVFAEKIARHLKTNHHTIECNPDEGISLIENFGDFFDEPFADSSAIPTLLLSKYTKRHVTVALSGDGGDESFSGYTRYKWLGHANPLFKLPNSARKMLAEIIKLSPNYRHKLIAMGISQVDIKALYAYMFGGLEFSWLGKPDLGLNVPYMEIWSSPTLSLQQKMSAFDIKTYLNGDINTKVDRASMAFSLEARAPLMDYRVVDFANTLPDHFKFGGGIQKRILKDILYQYVPANLYNRPKSGFAIPFRHWFKNELKDYVLDQLSYHELLEIPGIDARKTSIIIKEHMAGTWNRFPQIWKLLVFKQWLKNQQTHSIPGYHLA; encoded by the coding sequence ATGTGCGGAATTTACGGATCTACGATTTATTATGACGATCACATTGTGAGAGCTAAATTGCATAAGGTGCAATTTCGTGGGCCCGATTATTCCGGATTTGAACGGATCAATAATGTAATTTTAGGGCATAACAGGCTAGCCATTGTTGATCTTGACCACCGTTCAAATCAACCCTTTACCTACCATCACCTAAAAATTGTGTTTAATGGCGAAATCTACAATTATCAAGCGATCAAAGCTGAATTAAAAACGTTCGGTTATCTGTTTAGTACTAGTTCAGATACTGAAGTTCTTGCCGCAGCCTATCTTCAATTTGGTGAAAATTGTGTCGATCATTTTAACGGGATGTTTGCTTTTGTAATATATGATACCCAAGCACAAACTATATTTGGCGCCAGGGACAGGCTCGGGAAAAAGCCTTTCTATTATGCCCAAAACGGCACTGATTTTGAATTTGCCAGCCAGCCATCGCAAATCATCATAGCACGAAATGTAAGTATTGATCAGCAGGCAGTTAATGAATATATGATATGGGGGTACGTGCCTGAACCACGATCAGCCTGGCAACAGATAAAAAAATTACAGGCAGGGCACAAGTTTACTTTCAGCACTACAACCGGCATTTTTAAAACCGAAAAGTACTGGGACTTGAATTTTTCAGAAACAGGCAGATACATAGGGAATTATTCAACGGCTGTCTCAGAATTAAAAACGCTTTTAAATGATTCCGTTAAAATACGGATGCAGGCTGATGTCGGGGTTGGTGTCTTCTTGTCAGGGGGAATTGACTCTTCGCTAATAGCCGCACTGGCTTCGGCACAAACAGACCAGGTAAAAACCTTTTGCATTAAATTTAAAGAAAAAGAGTTTGATGAAAGTGTTTTTGCAGAGAAAATTGCCCGGCATTTAAAAACAAATCATCATACAATTGAGTGTAACCCGGATGAAGGAATTTCACTAATTGAGAACTTTGGAGATTTTTTTGATGAGCCATTTGCTGACTCCAGCGCTATACCAACTTTACTATTAAGCAAATATACAAAAAGACATGTTACTGTAGCGCTAAGCGGTGACGGCGGTGACGAAAGCTTTTCAGGATATACCAGGTACAAATGGCTGGGTCACGCTAACCCGTTATTTAAACTACCAAATAGTGCCAGAAAAATGCTCGCTGAAATAATTAAGTTGTCTCCTAATTACCGGCATAAACTCATTGCAATGGGAATTTCACAAGTTGATATCAAAGCCCTGTATGCTTATATGTTTGGTGGCCTGGAGTTTTCATGGCTTGGAAAACCTGATTTAGGATTAAACGTTCCATACATGGAGATTTGGTCGTCCCCTACCCTTAGTCTTCAGCAAAAAATGTCAGCTTTTGATATTAAGACCTATCTGAACGGAGATATTAACACAAAAGTAGACCGCGCTTCAATGGCGTTTTCGCTTGAAGCCCGGGCACCGCTTATGGATTACCGGGTAGTTGATTTCGCCAACACGCTGCCTGATCATTTTAAATTTGGAGGTGGGATTCAAAAGAGAATTTTAAAGGATATTTTATATCAATATGTGCCTGCTAACTTATATAACCGGCCTAAATCCGGGTTTGCAATACCTTTTCGCCATTGGTTTAAAAACGAATTGAAAGATTATGTTCTTGATCAGTTATCCTATCACGAATTATTGGAGATTCCCGGCATTGACGCCCGGAAAACGTCAATCATTATAAAAGAACACATGGCGGGTACGTGGAATCGTTTCCCACAAATTTGGAAATTGCTGGTGTTCAAACAATGGCTTAAAAACCAACAAACGCATAGCATACCCGGCTATCACCTGGCATAA
- a CDS encoding DegT/DnrJ/EryC1/StrS family aminotransferase, translated as MNIPFSPPFIDQSVIDEVVHTLQSKWITTGPKVAALENEIVAMTSCKAAVCINSWTSGAILMLKWFGIKEGDEVIIPAYTYSATALAVLHCGAKPVMVDIGDDFCISPQAVYDAITPKTKAIIPVDIAGWPCDYDKLNAIITNRRILKLFVPETFEQQKLNRILLIADAAHSLGAKFDGVASAKKCDVTIFSFHAVKNITTAEGGCVCLNLPAVFDSIAEYRYLKMYTLNGQTKDAFSKLNGAGWKYDILFKGLKINMPDICAAIGLAQIRKYSSYLLPLRKQIALRYCNGFKNTSWFIQPPLIDSRRETSYHLFPLRISDITEEQRDKIIDDLTSMGVAVNVHFIPMPMLTYFKALGYRITDYPTTYKQFSCEISLPIYPQLSNEEIDFIIESVISSVQKQLTYSILPSVDLQTDKLRQVGIAS; from the coding sequence ATGAATATTCCTTTTTCACCGCCGTTTATTGATCAGTCTGTAATTGATGAAGTTGTACACACACTCCAATCTAAATGGATAACCACGGGTCCTAAAGTTGCCGCTTTAGAGAATGAAATAGTAGCAATGACTTCGTGCAAAGCAGCAGTTTGTATAAACTCATGGACATCGGGTGCCATATTGATGTTGAAATGGTTCGGTATAAAAGAAGGGGACGAAGTAATTATACCAGCTTATACTTACAGCGCTACCGCCCTGGCCGTACTGCACTGCGGGGCCAAACCAGTAATGGTAGATATAGGTGATGATTTTTGCATATCGCCGCAAGCTGTTTATGACGCTATAACTCCGAAAACCAAGGCTATAATTCCTGTTGATATTGCCGGCTGGCCGTGCGATTATGACAAGTTAAACGCTATAATTACAAATAGGAGAATTTTAAAATTGTTTGTACCGGAAACCTTTGAGCAACAAAAACTCAACCGGATTTTACTGATAGCAGATGCAGCACACTCTTTGGGCGCAAAATTTGACGGGGTTGCATCGGCAAAAAAATGCGATGTTACTATATTTTCATTTCACGCCGTTAAAAACATAACGACAGCAGAAGGCGGTTGTGTTTGTCTTAATTTACCTGCAGTATTTGACTCAATTGCTGAATACAGGTACCTTAAAATGTACACGCTTAACGGTCAAACCAAAGATGCTTTTTCTAAATTAAATGGTGCAGGCTGGAAGTATGATATCCTTTTTAAAGGCCTTAAAATTAATATGCCCGACATTTGCGCAGCTATTGGGCTTGCCCAGATCAGAAAATACAGCAGCTACTTACTTCCGTTACGTAAGCAAATTGCTTTAAGGTATTGCAATGGTTTTAAAAATACCAGCTGGTTTATCCAGCCGCCGCTGATCGACAGCAGAAGGGAAACAAGTTATCATTTGTTTCCGTTGCGGATCAGCGATATTACTGAAGAGCAGCGCGATAAAATCATTGACGATTTGACAAGCATGGGAGTAGCAGTAAACGTACATTTTATACCAATGCCTATGTTAACATACTTTAAGGCCCTTGGCTACCGGATTACAGATTATCCTACCACGTATAAACAATTTTCATGCGAAATTTCATTGCCAATTTATCCGCAACTCTCAAACGAAGAGATCGATTTCATTATTGAATCTGTAATTTCATCAGTACAAAAGCAACTTACCTATTCCATATTACCATCGGTTGATTTGCAGACTGATAAATTGCGGCAGGTAGGAATAGCTTCTTAA
- a CDS encoding sugar transferase, with protein MMLKRAFDICLSLTGIIVLSPLFILTGLFIMIDSNGPVLYIQQRVGRNCIDFGLLKFRTMYVHADRLGCLTIGSHDPRITRIGLWLRKFKVDELPQLFNVLAGHMSFVGPRPEVRKYVDLYTPYQLKVLSIKPGLTDWASIQYFDENDLLAGSDDPEKFYINKIIPSKITYNLKYIDHHNLWVDLKIIAGTLKKIFHT; from the coding sequence ATGATGCTTAAAAGAGCTTTTGATATCTGCCTATCCTTGACAGGCATAATAGTGTTAAGTCCGTTATTTATACTTACCGGGTTGTTTATTATGATTGATTCCAACGGACCGGTACTATACATTCAGCAGCGAGTGGGCCGTAACTGCATCGATTTTGGATTGTTAAAGTTCAGAACAATGTACGTGCACGCCGATAGGTTGGGTTGTTTAACCATCGGAAGTCACGACCCTAGAATTACGCGTATTGGCCTTTGGCTTCGTAAGTTTAAAGTTGACGAATTACCTCAATTGTTTAATGTACTGGCAGGACACATGAGCTTTGTAGGCCCGAGACCCGAGGTTCGCAAATACGTAGATCTCTATACACCTTACCAGCTAAAAGTGCTTAGCATTAAACCAGGGCTAACAGATTGGGCATCAATTCAATATTTTGATGAAAATGACTTGTTGGCGGGCTCGGATGACCCCGAAAAATTTTATATAAATAAAATTATACCTTCAAAAATCACATATAACCTCAAATATATTGATCATCATAATTTATGGGTAGATCTGAAAATCATCGCCGGTACTTTAAAAAAGATATTTCATACGTAA
- a CDS encoding glycosyltransferase, whose product MKKKIFLIVSSLGAGGSERVYWLLSQYFCMGEYDVSVVFLRADEQCFSTKIEGIRFIDLKTIKASRSFFKLYRLLKTERPFAVFSTTDHINILTSMVAFFVTVPHLIARASNNPQQMKGFYDKKARFYNLFTRLFFTRFNFIVCQTKEMKVSMTELYGIESNKLKVIPNPVLKTLLLKDDKINSTKKRLIVVARLSKEKGLTRLLEIMSQLPDNYMLTIAGAGPLMASLKEEVSLRTLDSRVTFLGQLSAVPAQIAKHDLFVLSSYTEGFPNVVLEALSVGVPVVSFRVGGINDVIVESFNGYVAEQNDLAQFKKLVIKACSQTWNYAEIKNDVYERFALENVGRCYSNLLLN is encoded by the coding sequence ATGAAAAAAAAGATATTCCTAATTGTGAGTTCCCTGGGAGCAGGTGGTTCTGAACGGGTTTATTGGTTACTTTCACAATATTTTTGCATGGGCGAATACGACGTCTCGGTTGTTTTTTTGAGAGCAGACGAACAGTGTTTTTCAACTAAAATAGAAGGTATCCGGTTTATTGATCTAAAAACCATTAAAGCTTCCAGGTCTTTTTTTAAGTTGTACAGGCTGTTAAAAACAGAACGGCCATTTGCTGTATTCTCAACAACAGATCATATTAATATTTTAACTTCAATGGTAGCGTTTTTTGTAACGGTGCCTCATCTTATCGCCAGAGCCTCAAACAATCCGCAGCAAATGAAAGGTTTCTATGACAAAAAGGCCCGGTTCTATAATCTGTTTACCCGTCTTTTTTTCACCCGGTTCAATTTCATTGTTTGCCAGACAAAGGAAATGAAAGTTTCGATGACTGAGTTATATGGAATTGAATCAAATAAGTTAAAGGTTATTCCAAATCCGGTATTAAAAACACTTTTACTCAAAGACGATAAAATTAATTCAACAAAAAAAAGGCTGATTGTAGTTGCCCGACTGTCAAAAGAAAAGGGACTAACAAGATTACTTGAAATTATGAGCCAGCTACCTGATAACTATATGTTAACAATTGCCGGCGCCGGGCCGTTAATGGCGTCTCTTAAAGAAGAAGTTAGTTTACGTACGTTGGATAGCCGGGTTACATTTTTGGGGCAGCTTAGTGCAGTACCGGCGCAAATTGCAAAGCACGATCTGTTTGTCTTGAGTTCTTACACAGAGGGATTCCCAAATGTTGTTCTTGAAGCTTTGTCTGTCGGCGTACCTGTAGTTTCGTTTCGTGTAGGCGGGATAAATGACGTTATAGTAGAATCCTTTAACGGATATGTTGCAGAACAGAACGATTTGGCACAATTTAAAAAACTTGTTATAAAGGCCTGTTCGCAAACCTGGAATTATGCTGAAATTAAAAATGATGTTTACGAGCGCTTCGCTTTGGAAAACGTTGGCCGGTGTTATTCAAACCTGCTTCTAAATTAA